A window of Campylobacter cuniculorum DSM 23162 = LMG 24588 contains these coding sequences:
- a CDS encoding lipase family protein, producing the protein MKNKAAINKLKDNAELAWAAYGYFHLANPRYDFNKDSTDKERLKYFRDIKEDKTQSTFPTYTDILNLEHKYFKNNNDKPKDSWHHKHFLGGDFSPLQAQRFFQRYDLLKHCPNTDSGFSATLFGEKRKQINSKTKEKSYTSEYGYINYILALRGTEMSSFKDLFIADASLAVGSIPKAQYDDMINFYETCIKDYPQIKEKDSLVITGHSLGGCLAQLLALSLCDDKNKNNIKALYTYNAPGARKIAPPYDYIVKLFVFHNKEQQERFIKEEIENIANRARDLGKNDAFLESKIQEILHKIIQEKQSQYYGITMSISTNTTMMTLNINAIPILADVAPYYRQLAYNYWQHFKEDRRTSQNFRLKGDERYTYKLSIQDSIYHCESSNNEYKNEWYIGSPISKLGIKLGLHQDNQYSDTTLLHTINTSSGITGDHSIIPLTQTLYFYSYLLELDANYNKVKDKSLSECIEYLNHFMKNIQIYTETFVLKNNAINNKNFTLKNGPLGPFRTSPEKINYFEYFLSLIATIMQETNDILEVVGDSYYTSYNAPVINQTKIIDFILKVQEKEKYILILDKNDFNKYRKDCSFVNNQENLAYKIAIGEFRIFIVVYKDMKCLENINNITKIYGYNSKSYKTKDQIWNEQYLGGVCKISQALYFSGKAKIGII; encoded by the coding sequence ATGAAGAATAAAGCAGCGATCAATAAATTAAAAGACAATGCTGAACTTGCTTGGGCAGCGTATGGATATTTTCATCTGGCTAATCCAAGGTATGATTTTAATAAAGATAGCACAGATAAAGAGAGATTAAAATATTTTAGAGATATTAAAGAAGATAAAACCCAATCTACATTCCCCACCTACACGGATATTCTCAACCTAGAACACAAATATTTTAAAAACAATAATGATAAACCTAAAGATTCTTGGCATCATAAGCATTTCTTAGGTGGCGACTTCTCCCCACTCCAAGCACAAAGATTTTTTCAAAGATATGATTTATTAAAACATTGCCCTAATACAGATTCAGGTTTTTCTGCTACACTATTTGGAGAAAAAAGAAAACAAATTAATAGTAAAACAAAAGAAAAAAGCTATACAAGTGAATATGGCTATATCAATTATATTTTAGCCCTTCGTGGCACAGAAATGAGTTCTTTTAAAGATTTGTTTATAGCTGATGCTTCTTTAGCTGTAGGCTCTATACCCAAAGCACAATATGATGATATGATAAACTTTTATGAAACTTGTATTAAAGATTATCCACAAATCAAAGAAAAAGATTCTCTTGTTATTACAGGACATTCTCTAGGAGGTTGTCTAGCACAATTACTTGCTTTAAGTTTATGTGATGATAAGAATAAAAATAATATCAAAGCTTTATATACTTACAATGCACCTGGAGCTAGAAAAATAGCACCTCCTTATGATTATATAGTAAAACTCTTTGTATTTCATAACAAAGAACAACAAGAAAGATTTATAAAAGAAGAAATAGAAAATATAGCAAATAGAGCAAGAGATTTAGGCAAAAATGATGCTTTCTTAGAAAGTAAGATACAAGAGATATTACACAAGATAATCCAAGAAAAACAAAGTCAATACTATGGGATAACAATGAGTATTTCTACTAATACAACAATGATGACACTCAATATTAATGCTATTCCTATTTTAGCAGATGTTGCACCATATTATAGACAACTTGCTTATAATTATTGGCAACATTTTAAAGAAGATAGGAGAACATCTCAAAATTTTAGACTTAAAGGAGATGAAAGATATACATACAAACTCTCAATTCAAGATTCTATATATCATTGTGAATCAAGCAATAATGAATACAAAAATGAATGGTATATAGGCTCTCCTATATCAAAACTAGGGATTAAGCTAGGATTGCATCAAGACAATCAATATAGTGATACAACATTGCTTCATACAATCAATACAAGCTCTGGAATAACAGGGGATCACTCCATTATCCCCCTCACTCAAACCCTCTATTTTTATTCTTATCTTTTAGAATTAGATGCTAACTATAACAAAGTCAAAGATAAAAGCCTTAGCGAGTGTATAGAGTATCTTAATCATTTTATGAAAAATATTCAAATATATACAGAAACTTTTGTGTTAAAAAATAATGCGATTAATAATAAAAATTTTACTCTTAAAAATGGACCTCTTGGTCCTTTTAGAACTTCCCCAGAAAAAATCAATTATTTTGAATACTTTCTTTCATTAATAGCAACTATAATGCAAGAAACAAATGATATTTTAGAAGTAGTTGGGGATAGTTATTATACAAGCTATAACGCTCCTGTTATTAATCAAACAAAAATCATAGATTTTATTTTAAAGGTGCAAGAAAAAGAAAAATACATTTTAATTCTTGATAAAAATGATTTTAATAAATACAGAAAAGATTGTTCCTTTGTTAATAATCAAGAAAATTTAGCCTATAAAATTGCCATTGGGGAATTTAGAATTTTTATTGTAGTTTATAAAGATATGAAATGTCTTGAAAATATTAATAATATAACAAAAATATACGGATATAATTCAAAAAGTTATAAAACAAAAGATCAAATTTGGAATGAGCAGTATTTAGGTGGAGTTTGTAAAATATCACAAGCTTTGTATTTTAGTGGAAAAGCCAAAATAGGTATTATTTAG
- the tssK gene encoding type VI secretion system baseplate subunit TssK yields the protein MANKLKVAWFDGLNIGQTHFEQQERFFNRNIDLKTINIYSNLYGIIDLEFSQEMLLQGKIALSKISGIAQDGSIFNAPEQDLLPEPIEINYESLIDSIVVLKIPIGVTDIADLSLRNTFPNSKYICLRNSIALRNYDDSKSNAMDKIEDEYELENLTFTQEKKDLLLASLRLKLGILGNSTPDELELPIAKIKNIDINKKIELESDFIPTCLNISKISTIRSFLEEIIFSINQHKKVLSNVFKGIDQTKNTLDFSTFLSLNLLKKWYLIFSHLSKKDKIHPEFLYEKFLEFQGELAAFSNEESFLDFIPYKHDNLYNTFLNMMNNLRLLFSKITSPKYFIAKTSINGNGFYDFIFDNSGILEDAEIYFAIRADVTTEYLLNNFKIQSKIHTQSKIKNIVATQLKGLNVDQVPNVPSSIPYLNGYVYYKIDKRDQLFKDFKNESIISMYLTNNIKNPDIIMWAVFQ from the coding sequence ATGGCAAATAAATTAAAAGTTGCTTGGTTTGATGGGCTTAATATTGGACAAACCCATTTTGAGCAGCAAGAAAGATTTTTTAATAGAAATATAGATCTTAAAACTATAAATATATATAGTAATTTATATGGAATAATAGACTTGGAATTTTCTCAAGAGATGTTATTGCAAGGAAAAATTGCACTTTCTAAAATTTCAGGTATTGCACAAGATGGAAGCATTTTTAATGCACCTGAGCAAGATTTGTTGCCTGAGCCTATTGAAATCAATTATGAATCTTTAATTGATTCAATTGTGGTATTAAAAATTCCTATCGGAGTTACTGATATTGCTGATTTGTCTTTAAGAAATACTTTTCCAAATTCAAAGTATATATGTCTTAGAAATAGTATTGCTTTAAGAAATTATGATGATTCAAAATCCAATGCAATGGACAAAATTGAAGATGAGTACGAACTTGAAAATCTGACTTTTACACAAGAGAAAAAAGATTTACTTCTTGCTAGTTTAAGATTAAAACTCGGCATTTTAGGCAATTCAACTCCTGATGAACTTGAATTGCCAATTGCAAAAATTAAAAATATCGATATCAATAAAAAAATCGAATTAGAAAGTGATTTTATACCCACTTGCTTAAATATCAGCAAAATATCTACCATAAGATCCTTTTTAGAAGAAATCATTTTTTCAATCAATCAACATAAAAAAGTTCTATCTAATGTTTTCAAAGGAATCGATCAAACAAAAAATACATTGGATTTTAGCACTTTTTTATCTCTTAATCTTTTAAAAAAATGGTATTTAATATTTTCACATCTATCAAAAAAAGATAAAATACATCCTGAATTTTTATACGAAAAATTTTTAGAATTTCAAGGAGAGCTTGCAGCTTTTAGCAACGAAGAATCTTTTTTAGATTTTATTCCTTATAAACACGATAATCTCTATAATACTTTTTTAAATATGATGAATAATCTAAGATTGTTATTTTCTAAAATCACAAGTCCTAAATATTTTATAGCTAAGACTAGTATTAATGGTAATGGTTTTTATGATTTTATTTTTGATAATTCAGGAATTTTAGAGGATGCCGAAATTTATTTTGCAATCCGTGCAGATGTTACTACAGAATATCTACTTAATAATTTTAAAATTCAAAGCAAGATACATACGCAAAGTAAAATTAAAAATATAGTAGCAACCCAGCTTAAGGGCTTAAATGTAGATCAAGTACCTAATGTTCCATCTAGTATTCCTTATTTAAATGGTTATGTTTATTATAAAATAGATAAAAGAGATCAACTGTTTAAAGATTTTAAAAATGAAAGTATCATTAGTATGTACTTGACCAACAATATAAAAAACCCTGATATTATAATGTGGGCGGTATTTCAATGA
- the tssJ gene encoding type VI secretion system lipoprotein TssJ, with the protein MFCKKSLFFLLPLFFCACSSVVSVKINNIENSNLNNRYDDVPVTAIVYQLKDIKKFEEASDTDLATREDGVLGKDKLDSIKTQIAPKDNIIAVKVDEEEVPYVGVLVLFANNTKKVTKIWAKTEDANGFGKNKYLKFEISKEGIKRIK; encoded by the coding sequence ATGTTTTGTAAAAAAAGCTTATTTTTTTTATTGCCGTTATTCTTTTGTGCTTGCTCAAGTGTTGTTAGTGTTAAGATAAATAATATAGAGAATTCCAATCTTAATAATAGATATGATGATGTTCCTGTTACGGCTATTGTATATCAACTTAAGGATATTAAAAAATTTGAAGAAGCAAGTGATACAGATTTGGCTACTAGAGAAGATGGGGTATTGGGCAAAGATAAGCTTGATTCTATTAAAACGCAAATTGCACCTAAAGACAATATTATCGCGGTTAAAGTAGATGAAGAAGAGGTTCCTTATGTAGGCGTTCTTGTATTATTTGCAAATAATACAAAAAAAGTAACAAAAATATGGGCAAAGACCGAAGATGCAAATGGGTTTGGAAAGAACAAGTATTTAAAATTTGAAATATCCAAAGAAGGTATCAAAAGAATTAAATAG
- a CDS encoding FHA domain-containing protein: protein MIEKEEIGIVIENYDECISGSKTFVFNTKGGTIGSGDDCTFRIQDKLEQIKNTHAIVSYEEGSFTIAAFEDSDIYYNKSFSRMPSGYGIIISIGDIFKIGNLEFRFVDAKSIEESIKENKKYLEDIEKRNHFDEIEIKPRGKTSINFDKNEELKEILKNNNYKFIEEEKADDSFLKEIIQKNPNSLEYENILKSLVKNLKDIKTKQQSSKLNKGYSPISIKDFESIINNIPLIKSTRLINILALSLIAKELYTPIFEEMEENMFIKYLEAAIQNNIKEDKILFENLTLKALEKYIKDFE, encoded by the coding sequence ATGATAGAAAAAGAAGAAATAGGAATTGTTATTGAGAATTATGACGAATGTATTAGTGGTTCTAAAACATTTGTATTTAACACAAAGGGTGGAACTATAGGAAGTGGTGATGATTGCACTTTTCGTATTCAAGATAAACTAGAACAAATCAAAAATACCCATGCCATAGTATCTTATGAAGAAGGATCTTTTACAATTGCAGCTTTTGAAGATTCTGACATTTATTATAACAAGTCCTTTTCTAGAATGCCAAGTGGCTATGGAATAATAATCAGCATAGGCGATATTTTTAAAATCGGTAATTTGGAATTTAGATTTGTGGATGCAAAAAGCATTGAAGAAAGTATCAAAGAAAATAAAAAATACTTAGAAGATATTGAAAAACGCAATCATTTTGATGAAATTGAAATTAAGCCTAGAGGAAAAACAAGTATAAATTTTGACAAAAACGAAGAGTTGAAAGAGATTTTAAAAAATAATAATTATAAGTTTATCGAAGAAGAAAAGGCAGATGACAGCTTTTTAAAAGAAATAATTCAAAAAAATCCAAATTCATTAGAATATGAAAATATTTTAAAAAGTTTGGTAAAAAATTTAAAAGATATTAAAACAAAACAACAAAGCTCTAAATTAAATAAAGGTTATTCTCCTATCAGTATTAAAGATTTTGAAAGTATTATTAATAATATACCCTTAATCAAATCCACAAGATTGATCAATATTTTAGCCCTTAGCTTAATCGCAAAAGAATTATATACTCCTATCTTTGAAGAAATGGAAGAAAATATGTTTATTAAATATCTTGAAGCTGCTATACAAAACAATATTAAAGAAGATAAGATTCTTTTTGAGAATCTTACCCTAAAAGCATTGGAAAAGTATATTAAAGATTTTGAGTGA
- a CDS encoding zinc ribbon domain-containing protein, translating into MRSFTCPNCLIKHNRDLNASINIRNYALGIIDDRYKIKLDKSRVGITRSYACGYNSRYNPNYNYAF; encoded by the coding sequence ATTAGAAGCTTTACTTGTCCTAATTGTCTTATTAAACACAATAGAGATTTGAATGCTAGTATAAATATAAGAAACTATGCACTAGGCATAATCGATGATAGATATAAAATCAAATTAGATAAATCTAGGGTAGGAATTACCCGAAGTTACGCTTGTGGGTATAATTCACGATACAATCCCAACTATAATTACGCATTTTAG
- the tssM gene encoding type VI secretion system membrane subunit TssM, which produces MFKKIFDFMKSRLFITAFLLCCIFLFSILFWFWGSLVAFNDIYIFSSSFLRFSIILIIWLIVFLFFLLKPIINFISFFKSEKRLKFKDLKKEADEFIYKSKRNFFLSLKDAKETWKNDLKTKNLPLIIIIGNEGAGKSTFINYSDIEYPLSDSLESYKKFHKSTRNFALYVSKKGALLDTEGNYFSQEEFFKPTSSDEIPEDDIDKNRDFLIKKNIWKKFLTFLNKNFFHSKLNGIILVVDTVIFLNNPKEYSKNLIRYLTKRVNECEKTLNLKLPIYIVFSKLDLIEGMKEYFDIFDKKISDRILGLSFDKILSEEFLNNEFKELSDSLLCSLMSKNSHIYNIENKNKSYLFLKQLDNLFALAKTFILEMQEENKLKNNSYLRGIYFVSAYQENIPRNFLLDAICEKYNCKKVLSKSSIIHNKQSYFVKSLLEDLIFTDYSLSTMKSYPKKLSFLIMILIISFGTYTISSYFISKNNKEFEKSQNTLRSLQSLLKDQDYQNLNIKQKADFLVELRNILNTYPELWQDNNIFQYLNLNLSYKGFKEAKQLYYKLNEDVLKNTLLKEMEYTLLTDTNKENLIKTLYMYRSLFEQKYFNKEILKIWINENWNTLSKYSISKDDFLEGVDELKQFNLKSFTEDENSINIGKRKLESISRTQRIYILLNFLNSDKPKEKYLIKEDLGFVANSVFSNNPQITSIDKIYTKVGMMGFLEDLNQQVDTAINIESWMLDSNFKENKNTLTMGILKLYLSEYQNAWQNLLASLQPVKYNTKEAMLNELNILSKKENPLYSLLKIVSSNTNLNDAVLLTQAYNLGLNAGEIRSNFIGVSNAFTQYHKLVNKNTLLSVGNIEVDKGTDDEKILDILNTNITNVSNKIIDFSTNNNQSAEEKISYALGGNKDANDPFAVFQMNIKKLPNDLERYYSQLSNYSWNFIENHGISLFNTAWINEVYNPFINDIAPYYPFNEESVADLSMDSFKTFFGRNGILNSFYKKYLNNVLVKRKNNYSINSQFASKLNFSKEFLDFITNAGNLSSLILNADDNIKVNFTIQSLDLSADFSFVKLGYDNRNIQYDHTLNQTLQIVAEKFNNGTSLNFTAYNYSNPNLNYTKSYKGEWAWYKFIKDNKNNSTYSIIFNNNKNLYFDFEIINGASDLDNIVYILNNLKIVENITGVNKQ; this is translated from the coding sequence ATGTTTAAAAAAATATTTGATTTTATGAAATCAAGATTATTTATAACTGCTTTTTTGCTTTGTTGTATTTTTCTTTTTAGTATTTTATTTTGGTTTTGGGGTTCTTTAGTAGCTTTTAATGACATATATATTTTTAGTAGTTCATTTTTAAGATTTAGTATTATCTTGATAATTTGGCTTATTGTTTTTTTGTTTTTTTTATTAAAGCCTATTATAAATTTTATATCTTTTTTTAAAAGCGAAAAAAGATTAAAATTTAAAGACCTAAAAAAAGAAGCTGATGAGTTCATTTACAAATCTAAAAGAAATTTCTTTTTATCTCTTAAAGATGCCAAAGAAACATGGAAGAATGATTTAAAAACAAAAAATTTACCTTTAATTATCATCATAGGAAATGAAGGAGCTGGAAAAAGCACTTTTATTAATTATTCTGACATCGAATATCCACTTAGCGATAGTTTAGAGTCTTATAAAAAATTCCATAAGTCTACTAGAAATTTTGCACTTTATGTATCAAAAAAAGGTGCTTTGTTAGATACAGAAGGAAACTACTTTTCACAAGAAGAATTTTTTAAGCCTACAAGTAGCGACGAAATACCCGAAGATGATATAGATAAAAATAGAGATTTTTTAATTAAAAAAAATATATGGAAAAAATTCCTTACTTTTCTCAATAAAAATTTTTTTCATAGCAAACTAAATGGAATTATTTTAGTTGTCGACACTGTAATTTTCTTAAATAATCCTAAGGAGTATTCCAAAAATCTTATTAGATATCTAACAAAAAGAGTAAATGAATGTGAAAAAACTTTGAATTTAAAGCTGCCTATCTATATAGTTTTTTCAAAACTCGACTTGATCGAAGGTATGAAAGAGTATTTTGATATTTTCGATAAAAAAATTTCAGATAGAATTTTAGGATTATCTTTTGATAAAATCTTAAGTGAAGAATTTTTAAATAATGAATTTAAAGAATTAAGTGATTCATTATTATGTTCTTTGATGAGTAAAAATTCCCATATTTATAATATAGAAAATAAAAATAAAAGCTACTTATTTTTAAAACAACTTGATAATTTATTTGCATTAGCAAAGACTTTTATTTTGGAAATGCAAGAAGAAAACAAGCTTAAAAATAATTCTTATCTTAGAGGAATTTACTTTGTTAGTGCCTATCAAGAAAATATTCCTAGAAATTTCTTACTCGATGCCATATGTGAGAAATATAACTGCAAAAAAGTATTATCAAAATCTAGTATTATACATAATAAACAAAGCTATTTTGTTAAATCATTGCTTGAAGATTTAATTTTTACAGATTATTCTTTAAGCACTATGAAATCTTATCCCAAAAAATTATCTTTTTTAATTATGATTTTAATCATAAGCTTTGGAACATATACTATATCTTCTTATTTTATAAGTAAAAACAATAAAGAATTCGAAAAAAGCCAAAACACCTTAAGATCTTTACAATCGCTTCTTAAAGATCAAGATTATCAAAATTTAAATATTAAACAAAAAGCTGACTTCTTAGTTGAATTGAGAAATATTTTAAATACTTATCCTGAACTTTGGCAAGATAATAATATATTTCAATATTTAAATCTTAATCTCTCATATAAAGGATTTAAAGAAGCTAAACAACTTTATTATAAACTGAATGAAGATGTGTTAAAAAATACTTTATTAAAAGAAATGGAATATACTTTACTTACCGATACAAATAAAGAAAATTTAATCAAAACCTTATATATGTATAGATCTTTGTTTGAGCAAAAATATTTTAATAAAGAAATACTAAAAATTTGGATTAACGAGAATTGGAATACTTTAAGTAAGTATTCAATCTCTAAAGATGACTTTCTAGAAGGGGTGGATGAGCTTAAACAATTTAATCTTAAATCTTTTACAGAAGATGAAAACAGTATAAATATAGGAAAAAGAAAACTTGAGAGTATAAGTAGAACTCAAAGAATTTACATTCTTCTTAATTTTTTAAATAGCGACAAACCTAAAGAAAAATATCTTATAAAAGAGGATTTAGGTTTTGTTGCAAATAGTGTATTTTCAAATAATCCTCAAATAACTTCTATAGATAAAATATATACAAAAGTTGGTATGATGGGCTTTTTAGAGGATTTAAATCAACAAGTTGACACCGCAATCAATATTGAATCTTGGATGTTAGATAGCAATTTTAAAGAAAATAAAAACACTTTGACTATGGGTATTTTAAAATTATATTTAAGTGAATACCAAAATGCTTGGCAAAATCTACTCGCTTCATTGCAGCCTGTTAAGTATAATACCAAAGAGGCAATGCTTAATGAGCTTAATATCTTATCAAAAAAAGAAAACCCCTTATATTCTTTATTAAAAATTGTTAGTTCTAATACAAATTTAAATGATGCAGTTTTACTGACTCAAGCCTACAATTTAGGATTAAATGCTGGAGAAATTAGATCAAATTTTATTGGAGTAAGCAATGCTTTCACACAATATCATAAGCTTGTAAACAAAAATACACTTTTAAGTGTTGGTAATATAGAAGTGGATAAAGGCACTGATGATGAAAAAATATTAGATATTCTTAATACAAATATTACAAATGTGTCCAATAAAATTATAGATTTTAGCACCAATAATAACCAAAGTGCCGAAGAAAAAATTTCATATGCTCTTGGAGGCAATAAAGACGCTAATGATCCTTTTGCTGTATTTCAAATGAACATAAAAAAATTACCTAATGATTTAGAAAGATATTATAGTCAGCTTTCTAATTATTCGTGGAATTTTATAGAAAATCATGGTATTTCTTTATTTAATACTGCTTGGATTAATGAAGTGTATAATCCATTTATTAATGATATTGCACCATATTATCCTTTTAATGAGGAGAGTGTAGCAGATCTTAGTATGGATAGTTTTAAAACATTTTTTGGAAGAAATGGGATATTAAATAGTTTTTATAAAAAATACTTGAACAATGTTTTAGTAAAAAGAAAAAATAACTATTCTATTAATTCTCAATTTGCTTCAAAATTAAATTTCTCTAAAGAATTTTTAGATTTTATCACCAATGCAGGCAATCTCTCAAGTCTCATACTAAATGCCGATGATAATATAAAAGTTAATTTTACTATTCAAAGCCTTGATTTAAGTGCGGATTTTTCCTTTGTAAAGCTTGGCTATGATAATAGAAATATTCAATACGATCACACTCTTAATCAAACTCTACAAATTGTAGCAGAAAAATTCAATAATGGAACAAGTTTAAATTTTACAGCCTATAATTACTCTAATCCTAATTTAAATTATACAAAATCATATAAAGGAGAATGGGCATGGTATAAGTTTATAAAAGATAATAAAAATAATTCTACATACAGCATTATATTTAACAATAATAAAAACTTATATTTTGACTTTGAAATTATTAACGGTGCTAGTGATTTAGATAATATAGTTTATATTCTAAATAATCTTAAAATAGTAGAAAATATCACAGGAGTAAATAAACAATGA
- a CDS encoding zinc ribbon domain-containing protein, translating to MHKISDEITNLYDFIAIENLNIKGLIKNKHLSKSITNASWSKFINLLRYKAENKGKTLIQIDKFFPSSQICSHCGTNTGKSHFILEALLVLIVLLNTIEI from the coding sequence TTGCATAAGATAAGCGATGAAATCACAAATTTATATGATTTTATAGCGATTGAAAATCTAAATATCAAAGGATTAATTAAAAACAAACATTTATCTAAATCTATTACTAATGCTAGTTGGAGTAAATTTATTAACTTGCTAAGATACAAAGCTGAAAACAAAGGCAAAACACTAATACAAATTGATAAGTTTTTCCCTAGTTCTCAAATCTGTAGTCATTGTGGCACTAATACAGGTAAAAGCCACTTCATATTAGAAGCTTTACTTGTCCTAATTGTCTTATTAAACACAATAGAGATTTGA
- a CDS encoding Hcp family type VI secretion system effector, producing MAEPAFIRIEGSTQGLISSGASTEASIGNRYKSGHEDEIMAQEVSHIVTVPVDQQSGQPSGQRVHKPFSFTCSLNKSVPLLYNALTKGERLPTVEVHWFRTATSGGSEHFFTTKLEDAIITNIELIMPNAQESSNHDKTELLKVSMSYRKIVWEHTAAGTSGSDDWREGKA from the coding sequence ATGGCTGAACCAGCGTTTATAAGAATTGAAGGTTCCACACAAGGTTTGATTTCAAGTGGTGCATCTACTGAAGCGAGTATTGGCAATAGATATAAATCGGGTCATGAAGATGAAATCATGGCTCAAGAGGTATCTCATATCGTAACCGTGCCTGTTGATCAGCAAAGTGGACAACCTTCTGGACAAAGAGTTCATAAGCCTTTTTCTTTTACTTGCTCATTAAATAAATCTGTGCCTTTGTTATATAATGCACTTACCAAAGGAGAAAGACTTCCAACAGTCGAGGTTCATTGGTTTAGAACCGCAACAAGTGGCGGATCTGAACATTTTTTTACTACAAAATTGGAAGATGCAATTATTACAAATATTGAATTAATAATGCCAAATGCACAAGAGTCAAGTAATCATGATAAAACCGAGCTTTTAAAAGTTTCAATGAGCTATAGAAAAATAGTTTGGGAACATACTGCTGCTGGAACTAGCGGAAGCGATGATTGGAGAGAAGGTAAAGCTTAA
- a CDS encoding transposase, translating to MDLENLIIRSDSVIYKNHKFLQDKKNKLIKLQRQLSKKQKGSNNRIKAKLKVVKAHQKITRAKKMIICIR from the coding sequence ATGGATTTAGAAAATCTTATCATTAGAAGTGATAGTGTAATTTATAAAAATCACAAATTTTTACAAGATAAAAAAAACAAGCTCATAAAACTTCAAAGACAACTTAGCAAAAAACAAAAAGGCTCAAATAATAGAATAAAAGCTAAACTAAAAGTAGTTAAAGCTCATCAAAAAATTACAAGAGCTAAAAAGATGATTATTTGCATAAGATAA
- the icmH gene encoding type IVB secretion system protein IcmH/DotU: MKEINGEKKALSLLLDSNFDGLKNNKIIDYSLELLLLSYRLSKISSMDTSNINQLRETLINKILDITAKLSICKEYDEKEIIKFKYCLCVFIDESLMKNELFINFWAHNTLTVRLFDETLGGNNFYDIASSWINNPFKFKDFLEFIYACLILGYKGKYNEVKDRDEKIIHFCNNIATSLRPVYKMEEDLAFNKAYKTGLKENIWQKFIRLYFKKLIIIVPVLIILGVLSYAIFNLETNNLKVDNNISVLIKNLTHIE, from the coding sequence ATGAAAGAAATAAATGGAGAAAAAAAGGCATTAAGCTTACTTCTTGATTCAAATTTTGATGGTTTAAAAAACAATAAAATTATTGATTATTCTTTGGAGTTGCTTTTGCTTTCTTATAGACTTTCAAAAATAAGCTCTATGGATACAAGTAATATTAATCAACTTAGAGAAACATTGATTAATAAAATTTTAGATATAACCGCTAAATTAAGTATATGTAAAGAATATGATGAAAAAGAAATTATTAAATTCAAATATTGTCTTTGTGTCTTTATAGATGAAAGTTTAATGAAAAATGAACTTTTTATCAATTTTTGGGCTCACAATACTCTAACTGTAAGATTATTTGATGAAACATTAGGTGGAAATAATTTTTATGATATTGCATCATCTTGGATTAATAATCCTTTTAAGTTTAAAGATTTTTTGGAATTTATTTATGCTTGTTTAATTCTTGGTTATAAAGGAAAATATAATGAAGTCAAGGATAGAGATGAAAAAATAATCCATTTTTGCAATAATATTGCCACATCTTTAAGACCGGTTTATAAGATGGAAGAAGATCTAGCTTTTAATAAAGCATATAAAACTGGTTTAAAAGAAAATATTTGGCAAAAATTTATAAGATTGTATTTTAAAAAACTTATTATCATTGTTCCAGTATTGATTATATTAGGAGTATTAAGCTATGCAATTTTTAATTTAGAAACTAATAATCTTAAAGTGGATAATAATATATCTGTATTGATAAAAAATTTAACACATATAGAATAA